Genomic DNA from Peribacillus simplex NBRC 15720 = DSM 1321:
TTACTTTTCTGATAATATAGTAGATTCCGCTTGCCAATCCCTACTATATATGTGATTATCAAATAAATGAGCTATATTCCTTATTTTTGAAAAAAGGATTAGGACAGCAGTATGAAATGGTGGCTCAATTATATATTGGAGTGGAAATTTCTAATGGATTTTTTTGATATTTTAAAAGACACTTTTGCCAAGGGTGAGTCTGGACAAGAAGTTACTGTAAATGAACTTGTGGATGAGATTAAGGAGAAATTAAGCGGAATCATTGAACAACCTGAAAGAATATGATCCGTAGATACTTCGTCCCGGGCTTATTGATGTTGGGTGTTTGGAAACTAACCGGTGGCCGTACCCCTTTATGGCAGGATGTCATAAAGGACACGTTTGGCGGTTTGCTTGGAATCTTCTGTTTTCTTTTCATTTATCGAAGGAGAAGGCGTCATCGGATTCCCAATACATTTAATTAAGGAGCATGTCTAACAACATGCTTCTTTTTTGTTGTTTATGAATGATACCCTTTGAGGTGAGGAGAAAAAAGTAAGGCGATTATTCTCTGGTGCAGGAGCTTGTATCATTTTGCATTGGCCGCGCGGTTGAAAAAGCGTTTCAAAGCTGAGATTTAATCTATGTGCGACATCGATGCGTTGTATTATTACAATATGGATATGTAGGCCTTTCAGTATGATTTGATGTAGGCCGCTACTTAAGAAAGTAAAGAACTGGAGTCTGGATAAGGTTGGAAGGCAGCATAAATCGGCCTATGAAATACCAGAGTTACACAGGTCTTCAATTCTCGCTATGGAATGTTTACTTTGGAACAAAATTGCTATGTCGTAAGAGAAAAAGGCGAATGGCGCTTGTTATGGGATTATCAGTTTAAATAGATTCCTCTCCTTTTTCAGGCTCAAGTTCGTTTTATTGAAAAGGGAGAGGCGATGCTCTCATGTAATGCAGAAAAGATTTACTTCTCATGAAACATATTTCATTCTTGAACGATCACTGATGGCTTTCAGAATAAACATTTTGTCCTGTGTGCTTAGCATAGCCCAGCTGCCTGCTTTGATTTTCATTTAAATCCACTCCTTTTGTTTAGGATTATTTATTATAGTTGATGAATGGTGGTTGATGGAATTCCGGGTCCAAAGAATAATAGTGTCAAGTGATGAAAGGGGCAGGGGAAGATGGAATTTTCAGCTCATATTAGATTATACCGTCTTTTTATGCCTAGTAAACAACAAAAATTCCAACAAATCTCTACAATTGGTGTTCGTTTTTTGTCAGAATATTGGACGGAAAAAATGAAAAAGCTGTCAGGATGCGGGTCCGGACAGCTCTTTCATTTTTTCTTATTTAATGGATAATTGTTCTTTTAATTCGGACTGAACCTTTTCTTTTTCTTCATCCGACACGATATTATAGTAGACTCCGTCGATTTTCGTTCCATTTCCTGGAATGGTTGCTTGGGTTATGCTTTTGCTTGCGTCCCTGTAGTTCTTTTGGATGTCCATCATGTCATCAAACGTCAAATTCGTCTGGATATTATTACCGAGTGCATCGAAGACTTCATCGTATTTCGTCAATGATGAAAGGCTAGCGCCTTCCTTGATGACTGCCTCGATGATGGAACGTTGTCTGGATTGACGGCCATAATCACCATTCGGATCATCATGTCTCATTCTTGAATAGGCAAGGGCTTCTTCCCCGTTAAGGGTATGCGTACCTTTTGCAAAATGAATGCCATCGGATGTGAAGTCCAAATCGTTTTGCACAGTCACGCCGCCGACTGCGTCAACGATATCCTTAAAGCCTTCCATATTGATCTTCATGTAATAGTCGATTGGGATATCAAGGAAATTTTCAACGGTATCCATGGACATTTTCGCGCCGCCGAAGGCAAATGCATGGTTGATTTTATCCTGTGTACCATGACCGACGATCTCGGTCCGTGTATCACGTGGAATGCTTAGCATTTTGACCGATTTCTTTTGTGGATTGACTGTCAGGACGATCATAGTATCTGAACGGCCTTTGTCGCCATCACGTTCATCGACACCGAGCATGAGCATCGAGAAGGGCTCCTGATCTGATAGTGCAAGGTCTTTAGTTCGTTTATCCGTGGTACGGTCTATTGGTGTATGCATCGTGTCAACGGTTTTTGTCAGTGAATTCCATACGGAGTAGGCAAAGGCTCCGCCTGCTAATATAAAAAGTAGGACAATTATACCAACTACCTTCAGCCATGTCCGTTTCTTTTTCTTCTTTTTTTCATGTCTCATATTTTACTTCCTTCCTCTATTTGTAACCACTTCATCTATTATATTTAATTTCAATATAAAAGAATAGTATATTTTGCTATTTTATAATACCTTTGGCATATTTTAGTGTAATTTAGCTAGAACAATTCTTCATTTAAAGGTTTAATGCTAAAGGAGTGGCTGATCGGAAAATCCACACTTTTCTGGTTATTGGTTGTGCAATTTGGCCTAGTGTTTATTTCTTTTTTTAGCATCAATATTTTTGGAAGTTGCAGGTTTTTATATGTGTACATGGGTAATCCTGTTCTAACAGCCAGCATTGCTGCACTTGATGGTGTGTGACTCACGTTTGAAGTCGGGAAGATTATGGGGTGTTAGGGGCTTAAATTAGTAATAGCTCTGTCTCGGGAGGCACCGGTCGTTTTTTTGCAGGCTTGGACGTTATAGTCCGGGAGTGGATTGTAAAGAGCTTGCTGTCTTATATCAATTTTGAAGAGCAAATGGTTATCATGGCCACTCATGAAATCCAGAACATCATTGATGAAGTCATTCTGATTAATGATGGCGAGATCATCTCCAAGGAGGATGTCGAGGACCTTCGTGAAAGTAGTGGGAAATCGATGGTCGATTGGCTAATGGGACATCATAGCTAATATGAAGGAAAAATAATAAAGTATCTTCGGAAAGGATTCCGAGGTTATTTTTTTGTTTGCAAGGAGAAAAGTCTTTGATCCTAATGAATTTGACCAGGCAAAATAGATTTTCTGAATATTTCTAAATGAATGAAGTATTACCTTAAAATGGGTGATTAGCAAAGTCCCTATTAGAAAGAAAGCGCATATATATGCAGTACGGATATCCCTAAAGAATAAATAATTATTGGAGGCTAAAGAAATGGAATATTTAACTGAAAGTTCAGAGTACGAGAGTGATTCAACGGAAAGTGCATCATACGAGAGTGATTCAACGGAAAGCGCATCATACGAGAGTGAATCAACGGAAAGCTCATCGACCGAGAGTGAATCAACAGAAAGCTCATCGACGGAGAGTGATTCAACAGAAAGCTCATCGACCGAGAGTGAATCAACAGAAAGCTCATCAGACTAACTAATTTTAAAATTATAACGAAGGTTTACTTTAAAATGGGTGATAAGAAAGTCCCTATTAAAAAGCAGGCGCAAATATATATGCAGTACGGATATCCCTAAAGGATTAATAAATATGGGAGGCTAAAGAATAAATGGAATATTCAACTGAAAGTTCAGAGTACGAAAGTAATTCAACGGAAAGCTCATCATACGAGAGTGAATCAACGGAAAGCTCATCGACCGAGAGTGAATCAACGGAAAGCTCATCGACCGAGAGTGAATCAACGGAAAGCTCATCGTACGAAAGTGATTCAACAGAAAGCTCATCAGATGAAAGTAGCTCAACGGAAAGCTCATCGGATGAAAGTAGCTCAACGGAAAGTTCAGCTGATGATGGCAATTCAAATGAAATCCTTTCCGACACCGCAGAAGAAGTTCAAAATTCAACTGAGGGTGAAGAGACTGCCAGTCCTCGTCGTGTGAATGTATTTAAGAAAATGTGGCTGGATAATATGATTAAAGCATCGAAGGGTATTTATAAAGAAGATTGACCATACAGGTACAGCAACTAAAAGTTGCTGTGCCTTCATATGAAGAGTGGACATGCTCCTAGCACTCGTATTGACATATTCTCTTACTGGATACGAGGAGCCTGATTTTTCTGCGGCTGAAAGTACGCGGATTGTAATCTGCAATAATCTAAATTTAAATGCTGTAAAAGTTATCGGGCTAGAATCATATATTGAAATGTTGTTTCTGCCCTTGATGAAACCCTAACAGGATTGCGGACGATTTCCGGGGGAACTAGCCAAGCTAGGCGATTAAAATGGAACATTCGGGTTTCGACCTAAGAAAAGCCTAGCCGGAGCGTTTGGATGACAATTTTACATACTGCCTGTGGATGATTTGGACACATTGGCTTACTGGTGGGATTTAAGATGTATTTTTACAGAATGGTGGTCACCAAATGATATCTAAATATATTGGTCAGTATATTGAACTAGGACTCTCTGGAAATATTCATGTATTTGGGATTTTAATTTAAGTAAGTTTGGATATTTAGTTTGGCAAGGAGATATCTTTAATGTGCCGAAATGGAATGTAGCTGTACACTTTTCCCGTATACAAACCAATACTCTGGTCGTGCTCTTTTTAGTTATGCATCCGCAGAACATTGGAATGAGCAGTACGGTTGGTGAATGAGGGGAGGCGATTTTTGCCAGCAGGACGTAAGTTAAAAGTTTTCATTTTCCACAATAAAGAAACTCCGGGTCTGAAGTGATCCGGAGTTATTTCTTTTTCTCGATATTTTCATAGACCGAGGCAAGGGCTTGTTCAAATTTCCCGCTCTTTTTCGGTTTGTAATATTTTTTGCTGCGCAGTTTGTCCGGTAAGTATTGCTGCTTCACCCAGCCATTCTCGTAGTCATGCGGATAAAGGTAGCCGATTCCGCGTCCGAGATCGGTGGCCCCTTTGTAATGGGCATCCTTAAGGTGATCTGGTACATCTCCACTATGGCCGCTGCGAATGTCGGACAGAGCTGCATCGATTGCGACAATGGCTGTGTTCGATTTAGGTGATAGGCATAACTCGATCACCGAGTTGGCAAGTGGAATCCGGGCTTCAGGAAAACCGAGTCGTTCAGCGGCTTCGACTGCAGCGAGGGCCCTAGGACCAGCCTGGGGATTGGCAAGAGCTATGTCTTCGTAAGCGATGACTACTAACCGGCGGGCAATGCTGACAAGATCGCCGGCTTCGACCAAGCGCCCCAAATAATGAAGGGCTGCATTCACATCACTGCCGCGAATTGATTTTTGGAAAGCCGACAAAACATCATAATGGGCATCTCCATCCTTGTCATGCGAGAAGCTTTTTTTCTGCATGCATTCCTCGGCAATTTGCAGATCTATATGAATCGTTCCGGACTCATCGGGTTCGGTGGAAATGACGGCGAGCTCAAGAGCGTTAAGGGCACTGCGGACATCTCCGTTCGAAGCAGTCGCGAAATGGGTAAGGGCATCAAAACTGACATCGGTTTTATACGCACCAAGCCCCCGCTCTTCATCATGAAGTGCCCGTTCCAGAGCTTTGGTTATATCATTGGTTTCCAATGATTTGAGCTCGAAAATCTGGCACCTGCTTCGGATGGCCGGATTGATTGCATGATAGGGATTGCTGGTCGTTGCACCGATCAAGGTGATCATCCCATTTTCAAGATAAGGCAAAAGGAAATCCTGCTTCGCCTTATCGAGTCGATGAACCTCATCAAGCAGCAGAATCACTTTCCCGGACATCTTAGCCTCGGCTGCCACGATTTCCATATCCTTTTTATTATTGGTCACCGCGTTCAGCGTCCGGAAAGCAAACTTCGTGCTTCCGGCAATCGCACTTGCAATTGAAGTCTTGCCAATTCCCGGCGGACCATACAGAATCATGGAAGAAAGCTGTTTGGCTTTCACCATCCTTGCGATAATTTTTCCTTCACCGACCAGATGCTCCTGCCCGATGATCTCATCAATCGACCGAGGCCGCATCCGGAAAGCAAGCGGTTTTATATTCATTGCGCACCTCTCCTTATTTATATAAGGTATCACAACTGATGGGGGAAATGCGCTGATTATGCTGTAAAAGAGGGTGAATTTGTATTATGGTAGTCCGTTTGCAGATTTAATTTGTAATGTAAGGTTGATAAATCGACCGTCCTAACAATGAAATCCGTCCCCACCCGATCAAAAATATGTCATCTAATTAGTTGAATTCCACTCTGTATTTTCATTTTTCCTACCTCTCCAATTAGGATAATTTGACAAATGGAGGGCGGGTGAATGCATTTCCGGCGGGAATATGCTATAATTTCAGAAGAATTTAGAAACGGATAAATAATTTGAGGTGTATATGTATGAAGATATCTACTAAAGGCCGTTATGGTTTAACGATTATGATCGAGCTTGCTAAACATTATGGAGAAGGCCCGAAGAGTTTGAAATCGATTGCCCAGACGCATAATCTGTCGGAGCATTATTTGGAGCAGTTGATTGCGCCGCTTCGTAATGCTGGGTTGGTGAAGAGTGTCCGCGGTGCGTATGGCGGGTATGTACTGTCTAAAGATCCTCAGGAGATTACTTCGGGTGATGTCATTCGTGTATTGGAAGGGCCGATTACCCCTGTTGAAGGGATTGAGGATGAGGAGCCGGTGAAGCGCCAGCTTTGGATCCGGATTCGCGATGCTGTGAAGGATGTATTGGATAATACGACGCTTATGGATTTGGCGAGCTACAAGGATACGGGTGAAATCGATTCTTATATGTACTATATTTAAGTGATTAGCAATGCGCCTATTATGTAGGCGCTTGCGTTTTTTAATGGAGGCGACAAAAAAGTGGACAGAATATATTTAGATCATGCTGCGACTTCACCGATGCACCCGAATGTGATCGATAGGATGATGACAGTCATGAGCCATGACTTCGGAAATCCGTCGAGCATTCATGCTTTCGGGCGGGAGGCGCGCCATGTTTTGGATGAGGCACGTTCGAGTATTGCAGCGAGCATCGGTGCGGGGCGGAATGAAATCATTTTCACGAGCGGTGGAACCGAGGCTGATAATACGGCGATCATTGGTGTTGCGAATGCTTATAAAGAACAAGGGAAGCACATCATTACGACGGAGATTGAGCATCATGCGGTTTTGCATACATGCCAATACCTTGAAAAGTCTGGCTTTGAGGTCACATATTTACCTGTGAATGAAGCGGGGCTTATTTCAATTGCCGATTTAAAGGCGGCATTGCGGGACGACACGATTTTGGTTTCGGTCATGTTCGGCAATAATGAGGTTGGTTCGATCCAGCCGATTGCTGAAATTGGACAGCTGCTCAAGGGTCATCAAGCCTTTTTCCATACGGATGCGGTTCAGGCATATGGTTTGATCTCTATCGACGTCCGTGAATTGGGTGTGGATTTGCTGAGTGTATCCGCGCATAAAATTAACGGTCCTAAAGGAATCGGCTTTCTTTATATTCGTGAAGGCTTGAAGCTGAATCCGCATTTATATGGCGGGGAACAAGAACGCAAACGCCGTGCTGGTACGGAGAGCGTGCCGGCAATTGCCGGTTTTTCAGAAGCTGTTTTAATTGCACAAAGCACGATGGAAAAGAAAAACGAGCAATACAAGCGTTTTAAAGACGTATTGCTTGCCGTCTTTGATGAGGCGGATGTACAATATGAAATTAACGGATCTATGGAACAGTCGCTGCCGCATTTGCTGAATGTTAGTTTTCCGGGTACGAATGTGGAATCGATGCTCGTTAATATGGACTTGGCAGGTGTTGCGGTATCGAGCGGATCCGCTTGTACTGCTGGGTCAATCGATCCGTCGCATGTTCTTGTGGCGATGTTCGGGAAAGATTCGGAGCGGACGAAGAATTCGATTCGTTTCAGCTTCGGTCTGAACAACACGGAAGAGGAAGTAAGGCAGGCGGCTGAAACTACCGTTAAAATCGTTAATAGATTAGTGGGAAGATAATTCCTACTTTAAATAAATGAGGTGACAGAATGAGAAAAGCACCACAGGACACCCGCGTCGTCGTGGGTATGTCAGGAGGCGTGGATTCTTCTGTGTCAGCCCTGCTATTGAAGAATCAAGGCTATGATGTGGTCGGGATTTTCATGAAGAACTGGGATGATACAGATGAAAACGGAGTCTGTACGGCAACGGAAGATTATAATGATGTAATTGCCGTTTGTAATCAAATCGGCATCCCTTATTATGCGGTCAATTTCGAGAAGCAGTATTGGGATAAAGTTTTCACTTATTTCTTGGATGAGTATAAAGCGGGCCGTACCCCGAATCCGGATGTAATGTGCAATAAGGAAATCAAGTTCAAGGCCTTTCTTGAACATGCCGTAAGCCTGGGTGCCGATTATGTGGCTACAGGTCATTACGCACAGGTTGAATACCGGGATGGCGAATACAAAATGCTTCGCGGTGTCGATAATAATAAAGATCAAACGTACTTCTTGAACCAGCTTACTCAAGAACAGTTGGAAAAAGTCATGTTTCCGCTTGGACACATTGATAAGAAGGAAGTCCGTGAAATTGCGAAAGAAGCGGGTCTTGCCACGGCAACGAAAAAAGATTCTACAGGGATCTGTTTTATCGGTGAACGCAATTTCAAAGAGTTTTTAAGCAATTACCTCCCAGCTCAGCCCGGTGATATGGTCACGATGGATGGCAAAGTAATGGGCAAGCATGACGGATTGATGTATTACACTATCGGTCAGCGTCACGGTCTAGGGATTGGCGGCAGCGGCGAACCTTGGTTTGTTGCGGGAAAAGACTTGAAACGTAATGTTTTATACGTGTGTCAAGGCTTTGATAATGATGTGCTGTATTCCAATTCCCTTCGTGCAGTGAATGTCAGCTGGGTGGCTGAACATATACCGGCTGGTGAATTTACATGTACGGCAAAGTTCAGGTACCGTCAAGAGGATAGCGGTGTTAAGGTGAAGGTCTTGGAAAATGGTGATGTTGAAGTCATCTTTGACGAGCCAGTCCGCGCGATCACACCTGGACAAGCAGTCGTATTCTATGATGGTGAAGTGTGCCTTGGTGGCGGTACGATTGATGAAGTATTTAAAAAAGGTGAAAAACTGACTTACGTAGGGTAAAATAAGCATGTCCCCAGCTGTGTTTGCGGTTGGGGACTTCTTTTGGATTGCGGGTGTACCGCCTGAATTCGACCACTGGCTTATGCTATACTTTTTATTATAAAAATGGAGTGTGAATGGATATGGATAAGAATCAACAAGGAATTGAATTTATGCAGCAAGGGAAATACGAAGAAGCGGCGAAAGTTTTTAATGAGGCGATCGAGGAAAATCCGAATGAGCCTGTTGCTTACATAAACTTTGGGAATGTATTGACTGCCGTGGGTGAAACGGATAAAGCGGTCAAGTTTTACAAAAAGGCGATCGAGCTGGATGAAAATGCAGCAGCGGCTTACTATTCATTAGGAAACTTATATTATGAATCCGATTCTAAACTAATCGAAGCGAAGGATATGTTTGAAAAGGCAATCCGTTTGGGACTGGATAACAGCGATGCTTTCTTCATGCTTGGATTGACATTGATGGCGTTAGATCAGCCGAAATTGGCGATGCCTTATTTACAGAGAACGGTGGAGCTGAGCCCTGAGGACGTTGATGCGAGATTCCAATATGCGCTATGTCTTGCTAATGCGGAATTATATGATGAATTGATCAATCAACTGAATTTAGTTGTGGAACAGGATCCGGGCCATGCCGATGCTTTTTATAATTTAGGTGTTGCGTTTGCAGGGTATCGTGAGGATGCGAAAGCAGCGATGGTTTATTTTGATAAGGCTTTGGAAGCACAGCCTGACCATATGCTTGCTGCGCACGGTAAGAAACTGTTGGAAGAAATGAATGCTGAGTAAATAAACGGCATATGCATGGAAAGGTGGGGAGAAGCGTTGAGCCAGCAAGATTCGTTGGATTTGTTTTCAGAAGAGAAAATGTTTATGAAAGGGAGTCATTTAGTGACGATCTTTCATAATGAAGAAAATATGTACTCGGTTGTAAGAATTCGCGTGCATGAAACGAATCTGAATTATGAAGAGAAGGAAGCGGTCGTAACAGGTTATTTTCCAAGGATGCATGAGGATGAGATCTATATTTTTTATGGGGCCATGAAGGAACATCCGCGTTTTGGCCTTCAATTCCATGTAGAGCATTTCCGCAAGGATCTGCCTCAATCCAAGGAAGGCATCGTCAGTTATTTATCAGGTGACCTTTTTAAGGGCATTGGGAAAAAAACAGCCGAAAGCATTGTTGAGACTCTGGGTGAAAAGGCAATTTCAAAAATTCTGGCTCAGCCTTCGCTACTTGATGATATCCCGAAGCTATCTGGGGAAAAGGCAAAGGGCCTCTATGATACATTGGTCGAGCATCAAGGTCTGGAGCAGGTGATGATTGCCCTGAATCAATATGGTTTCGGTCCGCAGCTGTCGATGAAGATATATCAAATGTACAAACAGGATACGATCACGATGGTTCAGGGAAATCCGTATAAGCTCGTGGAGGATATTGAAGGGATTGGTTTTGGACGGGCGGATGAGCTTGGGCATCATCTTGGCATTTCCGGCAGCCATCCCGACCGTATCAAGGCGGCGTGCTTGTATACGCTTGAATCCCAATGTCTCCAGGACGGGAATATCTACATAGAAGCCGAGCAGTTATTGGAAGCGGTCAAACGTCTGCTGGAGGAAAATAAACGGGATCGCATTGAGTTCACGAACATTTCCTCGGAAATAATCGAATTGACGCAAGAGGGGAAAATAGTTGTCGAGGATCAACGGATTTATCCGCCTTCGCTATTCTATTCGGAAAAGGGAATCGTGATGAACATCAAGAGGCTGCTTGCTCAAACCGATTATGAAGACCAGTTCCCGGAATCGGAGTTCTTGCTGGCACTTGGGGAGCTGGAAGAGCGGCTGGATGTTTCTTATGCCCCGGCCCAAAAGGAAGCGATCCAAACAGCCCTGCAATCACCCATGTTAATCTTGACGGGCGGACCGGGTACCGGTAAGACGACAGTCATCAAAGGCATCGTTGAGCTATATGCAGAGCTGCATGGTGTATCCATGGACATTAATGATTATAAAAAAGAAGGAAGCGATCCATTTCCATTCGTACTTGCGGCTCCTACTGGCCGTGCAGCGAAACGCATGGCCGAATCGACTGGGCTCCCAGCTGTTACGATCCACCGTTTGCTGGGGTGGAACGGGAGTGAAGGCTTTTCCCATGATGAGGATAATCAGCTGGATGGCCGTATCGTAATCATCGATGAGGTTTCCATGGTGGATACGTGGCTTGCCCATCAATTGTTTAAAGCTCTGCCGGAAAATGTTCAAGTGATATTGGTTGGTGATGAAGATCAGCTGCCATCTGTTGGCCCTGGGCAGGTTTTAAAGGATTTGCTTGCATCGAATTGTGTACCGACTGTCAGTCTGGAACATATTTATCGTCAAGCTGATGGTTCATCGATCATTGAACTGGCCCATGAAATCAAAAAAGGAAGGCTTCCGGATGATGTCACGAAACAGCAAGAAGATCGATCGTTCATTCGCTGCCAAACCGGTCAAATCCCCCAAGTAATCGAGAAAGTGGTTGCCAATGCCAGGACGAAAGGCTTCACGGCCAAGGATATACAGGTGCTGGCTCCCATGTATAGAGGGCCTGCCGGGATTGATGCATTGAATAAAATGCTTCAGGAAGTGTTCAATAGCAATGCGAATGAAAAGAGGCGGGAAATAAAATTCGGAGATGTGATATACAGAACGGGAGATAAGGTGCTTC
This window encodes:
- a CDS encoding LytR family transcriptional regulator; its protein translation is MRHEKKKKKKRTWLKVVGIIVLLFILAGGAFAYSVWNSLTKTVDTMHTPIDRTTDKRTKDLALSDQEPFSMLMLGVDERDGDKGRSDTMIVLTVNPQKKSVKMLSIPRDTRTEIVGHGTQDKINHAFAFGGAKMSMDTVENFLDIPIDYYMKINMEGFKDIVDAVGGVTVQNDLDFTSDGIHFAKGTHTLNGEEALAYSRMRHDDPNGDYGRQSRQRSIIEAVIKEGASLSSLTKYDEVFDALGNNIQTNLTFDDMMDIQKNYRDASKSITQATIPGNGTKIDGVYYNIVSDEEKEKVQSELKEQLSIK
- a CDS encoding replication-associated recombination protein A, translated to MNIKPLAFRMRPRSIDEIIGQEHLVGEGKIIARMVKAKQLSSMILYGPPGIGKTSIASAIAGSTKFAFRTLNAVTNNKKDMEIVAAEAKMSGKVILLLDEVHRLDKAKQDFLLPYLENGMITLIGATTSNPYHAINPAIRSRCQIFELKSLETNDITKALERALHDEERGLGAYKTDVSFDALTHFATASNGDVRSALNALELAVISTEPDESGTIHIDLQIAEECMQKKSFSHDKDGDAHYDVLSAFQKSIRGSDVNAALHYLGRLVEAGDLVSIARRLVVIAYEDIALANPQAGPRALAAVEAAERLGFPEARIPLANSVIELCLSPKSNTAIVAIDAALSDIRSGHSGDVPDHLKDAHYKGATDLGRGIGYLYPHDYENGWVKQQYLPDKLRSKKYYKPKKSGKFEQALASVYENIEKKK
- the cymR gene encoding cysteine metabolism transcriptional regulator CymR; its protein translation is MKISTKGRYGLTIMIELAKHYGEGPKSLKSIAQTHNLSEHYLEQLIAPLRNAGLVKSVRGAYGGYVLSKDPQEITSGDVIRVLEGPITPVEGIEDEEPVKRQLWIRIRDAVKDVLDNTTLMDLASYKDTGEIDSYMYYI
- a CDS encoding cysteine desulfurase family protein, coding for MDRIYLDHAATSPMHPNVIDRMMTVMSHDFGNPSSIHAFGREARHVLDEARSSIAASIGAGRNEIIFTSGGTEADNTAIIGVANAYKEQGKHIITTEIEHHAVLHTCQYLEKSGFEVTYLPVNEAGLISIADLKAALRDDTILVSVMFGNNEVGSIQPIAEIGQLLKGHQAFFHTDAVQAYGLISIDVRELGVDLLSVSAHKINGPKGIGFLYIREGLKLNPHLYGGEQERKRRAGTESVPAIAGFSEAVLIAQSTMEKKNEQYKRFKDVLLAVFDEADVQYEINGSMEQSLPHLLNVSFPGTNVESMLVNMDLAGVAVSSGSACTAGSIDPSHVLVAMFGKDSERTKNSIRFSFGLNNTEEEVRQAAETTVKIVNRLVGR
- the mnmA gene encoding tRNA 2-thiouridine(34) synthase MnmA, which codes for MRKAPQDTRVVVGMSGGVDSSVSALLLKNQGYDVVGIFMKNWDDTDENGVCTATEDYNDVIAVCNQIGIPYYAVNFEKQYWDKVFTYFLDEYKAGRTPNPDVMCNKEIKFKAFLEHAVSLGADYVATGHYAQVEYRDGEYKMLRGVDNNKDQTYFLNQLTQEQLEKVMFPLGHIDKKEVREIAKEAGLATATKKDSTGICFIGERNFKEFLSNYLPAQPGDMVTMDGKVMGKHDGLMYYTIGQRHGLGIGGSGEPWFVAGKDLKRNVLYVCQGFDNDVLYSNSLRAVNVSWVAEHIPAGEFTCTAKFRYRQEDSGVKVKVLENGDVEVIFDEPVRAITPGQAVVFYDGEVCLGGGTIDEVFKKGEKLTYVG
- a CDS encoding tetratricopeptide repeat protein, with translation MDKNQQGIEFMQQGKYEEAAKVFNEAIEENPNEPVAYINFGNVLTAVGETDKAVKFYKKAIELDENAAAAYYSLGNLYYESDSKLIEAKDMFEKAIRLGLDNSDAFFMLGLTLMALDQPKLAMPYLQRTVELSPEDVDARFQYALCLANAELYDELINQLNLVVEQDPGHADAFYNLGVAFAGYREDAKAAMVYFDKALEAQPDHMLAAHGKKLLEEMNAE
- a CDS encoding ATP-dependent RecD-like DNA helicase, with the protein product MSQQDSLDLFSEEKMFMKGSHLVTIFHNEENMYSVVRIRVHETNLNYEEKEAVVTGYFPRMHEDEIYIFYGAMKEHPRFGLQFHVEHFRKDLPQSKEGIVSYLSGDLFKGIGKKTAESIVETLGEKAISKILAQPSLLDDIPKLSGEKAKGLYDTLVEHQGLEQVMIALNQYGFGPQLSMKIYQMYKQDTITMVQGNPYKLVEDIEGIGFGRADELGHHLGISGSHPDRIKAACLYTLESQCLQDGNIYIEAEQLLEAVKRLLEENKRDRIEFTNISSEIIELTQEGKIVVEDQRIYPPSLFYSEKGIVMNIKRLLAQTDYEDQFPESEFLLALGELEERLDVSYAPAQKEAIQTALQSPMLILTGGPGTGKTTVIKGIVELYAELHGVSMDINDYKKEGSDPFPFVLAAPTGRAAKRMAESTGLPAVTIHRLLGWNGSEGFSHDEDNQLDGRIVIIDEVSMVDTWLAHQLFKALPENVQVILVGDEDQLPSVGPGQVLKDLLASNCVPTVSLEHIYRQADGSSIIELAHEIKKGRLPDDVTKQQEDRSFIRCQTGQIPQVIEKVVANARTKGFTAKDIQVLAPMYRGPAGIDALNKMLQEVFNSNANEKRREIKFGDVIYRTGDKVLQLVNQPEEGVFNGDMGEVVSILFAKENTDSVDKVIISFEGIEVTYTKQDLNQITHAYCCSIHKSQGSEFPIVILPVVKSYYRMLRRNLLYTAITRSKNFLILCGEEDAFRLGIERNDEMRRKTTLREKLREILSEEEMPVEKGEAHQKSSYLDILMHADPMIGMENVTPYDFM